The following are encoded in a window of Ferribacterium limneticum genomic DNA:
- a CDS encoding ATP phosphoribosyltransferase regulatory subunit produces the protein MNWLLPEYLADALPAEASRIENLRRTVLDHFRGRGYELVMPPMLEYLESLLTGAGQDLKLRTFKLVDQLSGRTMGVRADITPQAARIDAHLLNHQGVTRLCYCGSVLHTLPATISAGREPLQIGAELYGYAGIEADLDVIRLMAGAFERVKLPVSRIDLGHVGIFQSLAEAAGLSQEAEDAVLSLLQAKDVPGLEEACVDVPSPYREALLRLPLLYGGADVLERAALELPALPTISAALDGLRHVLAAAPELPFSIDLSDLRGYHYHNGVVFAAYCPGYPAAIAMGGRYDGAGKAFGRARPATGFSMDLREVARLAPAGKLSGAILAPHAGHDARLAAHIAALREQGEIVVQLLPGETACEGPVCDRKLALVGEHWIIEAIQED, from the coding sequence ATGAATTGGCTGTTACCTGAATACCTTGCCGATGCCCTGCCTGCAGAAGCGTCGCGCATCGAAAATCTGCGCCGAACTGTTCTTGACCATTTTCGCGGCCGTGGCTACGAACTGGTCATGCCGCCGATGCTGGAATATCTGGAATCGTTGCTGACTGGTGCCGGTCAGGATTTGAAACTGCGTACTTTCAAGCTGGTCGATCAGCTTTCTGGTCGGACCATGGGCGTTCGCGCCGACATAACGCCGCAGGCAGCACGCATCGATGCTCATCTTCTCAACCATCAAGGCGTTACCCGTTTGTGCTATTGCGGCAGCGTACTGCATACATTGCCAGCAACGATTTCAGCTGGTCGTGAGCCGCTTCAGATTGGCGCTGAACTCTACGGTTACGCGGGTATCGAGGCTGACCTTGATGTCATTCGCCTGATGGCCGGCGCTTTTGAGCGGGTAAAACTTCCTGTCAGTCGCATTGATCTTGGTCACGTCGGAATTTTCCAGTCGCTGGCTGAGGCCGCCGGGTTGTCGCAGGAAGCAGAAGATGCCGTCCTGAGCCTTCTGCAGGCCAAAGACGTACCGGGTCTGGAAGAGGCATGTGTCGATGTTCCGTCACCCTATCGCGAAGCACTGCTGCGTTTGCCGCTACTGTACGGTGGTGCCGATGTTCTGGAAAGGGCCGCGCTAGAGTTGCCTGCATTGCCGACGATTTCGGCTGCCTTGGACGGTCTGCGCCATGTGCTGGCCGCTGCTCCTGAACTGCCTTTTTCGATCGACCTATCTGACCTCCGCGGCTATCACTATCACAATGGTGTGGTCTTCGCCGCGTACTGTCCGGGTTACCCGGCGGCTATTGCGATGGGCGGTCGTTACGACGGAGCTGGCAAGGCCTTCGGTCGGGCTCGTCCGGCCACTGGCTTTTCAATGGATTTGCGCGAAGTGGCGCGCTTGGCACCTGCTGGCAAATTATCCGGCGCAATTCTGGCGCCGCATGCCGGGCACGATGCTCGCCTCGCTGCCCATATCGCCGCGCTGCGCGAACAGGGCGAAATTGTTGTTCAGTTGCTGCCAGGCGAAACTGCCTGCGAAGGCCCGGTCTGTGACCGAAAACTGGCGCTGGTTGGCGAACACTGGATTATTGAAGCAATACAAGAGGACTAA
- a CDS encoding adenylosuccinate synthase: MAKNVIVVGTQWGDEGKGKIVDWLTDHAKGVVRFQGGHNAGHTLVVGEQVYKLNLVPSGIVRDGVECYIGNGVVLDIHHLLSEIAELEKGGIDVRSRLKISPGCPLILPYHSAIDQAREGAKSDDKKIGTTGKGIGPTYEDKVSRRGLRVYDLFHPERFAEKLKEVLEYHNFVLTQYFKAPAVDFQMVYDQAMADAEQIRPMVTDVSAALYAANKAGSNLLFEGAQGTLLDIDHGTYPFVTSSNCVAGQAAAGSGIGPGMLHYVLGITKAYCTRVGGGPFPSELDIETEGVPGYQMSQVGREFGTVTGRKRRCGWFDAAALRRSGRINGLTGLCITKLDVLDGLKELSICTGYRLDGKVIDLLPIGADEVARCEPIYETMPGWSATTFGVKRWEDLPAEARAYLNRLEVLCEVPIAIVSTGPERDETILKQHPFNN; the protein is encoded by the coding sequence ATGGCAAAAAATGTCATCGTGGTGGGTACGCAGTGGGGCGATGAGGGTAAGGGCAAGATCGTCGACTGGCTGACCGATCACGCCAAGGGTGTCGTTCGTTTTCAGGGCGGTCACAATGCCGGCCACACGCTGGTCGTCGGCGAACAGGTTTACAAGTTGAATCTGGTGCCTTCGGGCATCGTGCGTGATGGTGTCGAATGCTATATCGGCAATGGCGTCGTGCTGGATATTCATCATCTGCTGTCGGAAATCGCCGAACTGGAAAAGGGCGGCATTGACGTTCGTTCGCGCCTGAAAATCAGCCCGGGATGTCCGCTGATTCTGCCCTACCACTCAGCCATTGACCAGGCGCGCGAAGGCGCCAAGTCGGATGACAAGAAAATTGGCACGACCGGCAAGGGTATTGGTCCGACCTATGAGGACAAGGTTTCTCGCCGTGGTCTGCGCGTCTATGACCTGTTCCATCCTGAACGTTTTGCCGAGAAACTGAAGGAAGTGCTGGAGTATCACAACTTCGTGCTGACCCAGTATTTCAAGGCGCCAGCGGTCGATTTTCAGATGGTTTACGATCAGGCAATGGCCGATGCCGAGCAGATTCGGCCAATGGTGACCGACGTTTCTGCAGCCCTTTACGCTGCCAACAAGGCCGGTTCTAACCTCCTGTTCGAAGGCGCGCAGGGTACCTTGCTCGACATTGATCATGGTACCTACCCATTTGTTACCTCGTCGAACTGTGTTGCCGGCCAGGCTGCTGCCGGTTCGGGCATTGGCCCGGGCATGCTGCATTACGTGCTGGGCATTACCAAAGCTTACTGTACCCGCGTCGGTGGTGGTCCCTTCCCCAGTGAGCTGGATATCGAGACTGAAGGCGTGCCGGGTTACCAGATGTCGCAGGTTGGCCGTGAGTTTGGCACTGTTACAGGCCGCAAGCGTCGTTGTGGTTGGTTCGATGCCGCAGCCCTGCGTCGTTCGGGTCGTATCAACGGTCTGACAGGGCTGTGCATCACGAAACTGGATGTGCTCGATGGCCTCAAGGAACTGAGTATCTGTACCGGCTACAGGCTCGATGGTAAGGTCATTGACCTGCTCCCTATCGGTGCCGATGAGGTGGCCCGTTGCGAGCCGATCTACGAAACGATGCCGGGGTGGAGTGCGACTACGTTCGGTGTCAAGCGCTGGGAGGATCTGCCCGCCGAAGCGCGTGCCTACCTTAATCGCCTGGAAGTTTTGTGCGAAGTGCCGATCGCCATCGTGTCGACCGGTCCGGAGCGCGATGAAACCATTCTCAAGCAGCACCCGTTCAATAACTGA
- the hflC gene encoding protease modulator HflC, producing MSPRINLLGAVFATVLVVMAMSIFTVDQRQYAVVFQLGEVKRAISEPGLYFKIPMVQNVRYFEKRIITLDNAEPERFITSEKKNVLVDSYIKWRIVDPQLYYISVGGDESRAKTRLNQTVNAGLREEFGKRTVHDVVSGERDKIMNQMREKADTDARKIGVQIVDVRVKRVELPTEVSEAVYRRMEAERKRVANELRSEGSAEAEKIRADADRQREIIVAEAYRDAQKIKGEGDAKATNTYAQAFGQNPEFYAFYRSLEAYRGSFKNKSDLLVIEPSSDFFKYMKSGGRGADKGK from the coding sequence ATGAGTCCGCGTATCAATTTGTTGGGTGCTGTTTTCGCCACAGTGCTGGTAGTCATGGCCATGTCGATTTTTACCGTCGACCAGCGCCAGTACGCCGTGGTTTTTCAGTTGGGTGAGGTCAAGCGGGCGATCAGTGAGCCGGGGCTCTATTTCAAGATCCCTATGGTTCAGAACGTCCGTTATTTCGAGAAGCGGATCATCACGCTGGATAACGCCGAGCCGGAGCGTTTCATCACCTCCGAAAAGAAGAACGTGCTGGTCGATTCCTACATCAAGTGGCGCATTGTCGATCCACAGCTATATTACATCTCGGTGGGCGGCGACGAATCGCGGGCAAAGACCCGTCTGAATCAGACAGTCAATGCCGGTTTACGCGAGGAATTCGGCAAACGTACTGTGCATGATGTGGTTTCCGGTGAGCGCGACAAGATCATGAACCAGATGCGTGAAAAAGCGGACACCGATGCGCGCAAGATCGGTGTGCAGATCGTTGACGTTCGGGTAAAACGCGTGGAATTGCCGACAGAGGTCAGTGAAGCTGTTTATCGTCGTATGGAAGCAGAGCGTAAACGCGTGGCCAATGAATTGCGTTCGGAAGGCTCTGCCGAGGCCGAAAAAATCCGCGCCGATGCTGATCGTCAGCGTGAGATTATCGTTGCCGAAGCCTATCGCGACGCCCAGAAGATAAAGGGCGAGGGCGATGCAAAGGCGACCAATACCTATGCTCAGGCATTTGGCCAGAACCCCGAGTTCTATGCTTTTTATCGTAGTCTCGAGGCGTATCGCGGCAGCTTCAAGAACAAGAGCGATTTGCTGGTTATTGAACCCAGTTCGGACTTCTTCAAATACATGAAGAGTGGCGGACGTGGGGCTGACAAAGGCAAATGA
- the rlmB gene encoding 23S rRNA (guanosine(2251)-2'-O)-methyltransferase RlmB: MSSRLIYGFHAVTAKLRHDPESVKEIVIDATRHDARARDLLAHAELQGVKVIGADGKRLDGMAPGARHQGVLALIEGDRKLAHLDDVLDTLEEPAFLLVLDGITDPRNLGACLRVADAAGVHAVIAPKDRAVGLTDVAAKTACGAAETMPYVMVTNLARTLRELQEREIWVVGTAGEAESDLYAAEWPKATAWVLGAEGEGMRRLTRENCDQLVKIPMHGSVESLNVSVAAGVCLFEARRRLG, from the coding sequence ATGTCATCCCGCCTGATTTACGGTTTTCACGCCGTTACCGCCAAACTTCGTCACGACCCGGAGTCGGTCAAGGAAATTGTCATCGATGCCACCCGCCACGATGCGCGGGCGCGTGATCTGCTGGCGCACGCCGAGTTGCAGGGCGTCAAGGTGATCGGGGCCGACGGCAAGCGGCTCGACGGCATGGCACCGGGCGCTAGGCATCAAGGTGTTCTGGCCCTGATCGAGGGTGATCGCAAGCTGGCGCATCTCGACGATGTGCTCGATACGCTCGAAGAACCGGCCTTTCTGCTCGTGCTGGATGGCATCACCGACCCGCGCAACCTCGGCGCCTGCCTGCGTGTGGCCGATGCGGCCGGTGTTCATGCCGTCATCGCACCGAAGGACCGTGCCGTCGGTCTGACCGATGTAGCGGCCAAGACGGCCTGCGGGGCGGCCGAAACGATGCCTTACGTGATGGTTACCAATCTGGCGCGGACCTTGCGCGAATTGCAGGAACGCGAGATCTGGGTGGTCGGTACGGCGGGTGAGGCGGAGAGTGATCTTTATGCCGCCGAATGGCCGAAGGCGACCGCCTGGGTGCTCGGCGCCGAAGGCGAGGGCATGCGTCGGCTGACCCGTGAGAATTGCGACCAACTGGTCAAGATTCCCATGCACGGCAGTGTCGAAAGCCTGAATGTTTCCGTGGCGGCCGGGGTGTGCCTGTTCGAGGCGCGTCGGCGCCTGGGCTGA
- a CDS encoding sensor domain-containing diguanylate cyclase — MDSGTHTFGSDIEHSMAVRLMQHLVVPTFVLDAERRVTIWNHACERLTGIPAAEMLGTKDHWRGFYNEPRHCLADLIALEKFDQLAELYAAHTTPGEFGFGLRAENWCVMPVKGERHYLAVDAGPIYDDQGKLIAIVETLRDMTDQKLAEMALQSLATKDSLTGLANRRSLDDKLQLEWKCGLRAGTSLAFILADIDHFKCYNDHYGHPKGDECLRSVAGAIGTAVFRPADMTARYGGEEFAIVMPNTDQAGAHAVAERICVAIRALAIPHAASATAPHVTISVGVSALVPDSGNSLEALIAAADAALYRAKGSGRNRTVVDQPT, encoded by the coding sequence TTGGATTCCGGCACCCATACGTTTGGCAGCGACATCGAACACAGCATGGCGGTGCGCCTGATGCAGCACTTGGTCGTTCCCACCTTTGTCCTTGATGCCGAACGCCGGGTGACCATCTGGAACCACGCCTGCGAACGTCTGACCGGTATTCCCGCTGCCGAAATGCTGGGCACCAAGGACCACTGGCGCGGCTTCTACAATGAACCGCGCCACTGCCTGGCCGACCTCATCGCACTCGAAAAATTTGACCAGCTCGCCGAGCTCTATGCCGCCCATACCACGCCCGGTGAATTCGGCTTCGGCCTGCGCGCCGAGAACTGGTGCGTCATGCCGGTCAAGGGCGAACGCCACTATCTGGCTGTCGATGCCGGGCCGATTTACGACGACCAGGGCAAGCTGATTGCCATCGTCGAAACGCTGCGCGACATGACCGACCAGAAACTGGCCGAAATGGCGCTGCAGAGCCTGGCGACCAAGGACAGCCTGACCGGTCTGGCGAATCGCCGCTCGCTCGATGACAAGCTCCAGCTTGAATGGAAATGCGGCCTGCGCGCCGGGACTTCGCTGGCTTTCATACTGGCCGATATCGATCATTTCAAGTGCTACAACGATCACTACGGCCACCCGAAAGGCGACGAGTGCCTGCGCTCGGTAGCCGGCGCCATTGGCACAGCGGTATTCCGACCGGCCGACATGACAGCACGTTACGGTGGCGAGGAATTCGCCATCGTCATGCCCAACACTGATCAGGCCGGAGCCCACGCCGTAGCCGAACGCATCTGCGTGGCCATTCGCGCCCTGGCGATCCCGCATGCTGCCTCGGCGACGGCACCGCATGTGACGATCAGCGTCGGCGTTTCAGCCCTCGTTCCCGATTCCGGGAACAGTCTGGAAGCCCTGATCGCCGCTGCCGATGCGGCGCTCTACCGGGCCAAGGGTTCGGGACGAAACCGCACCGTCGTGGACCAACCCACCTAG
- a CDS encoding HDOD domain-containing protein, whose translation MPRSKARLLELEAEKGERLAACDLADIAAADPFLCLRLLREAESHRAQRLGHETTSPLGTIMQLGTDAVHKLMLECPETDESNLGLAECEARAHLASRLALRWGVARADISPDEVAMAALLSEIGELLLWSFAAELPLASIEALHSGRSPRSLQAQVDTCGFRFKDLTLKCTLIWHLPSILTQLIRGIDNTRANLSRLCVDTARHISSGPDDPALPADIAAAKELIPGASLEWLTEQLPGLDEEHVSAIALKAADLLDPTHH comes from the coding sequence ATGCCGCGCTCAAAAGCGCGCCTGCTCGAACTCGAAGCCGAAAAGGGCGAACGACTGGCCGCTTGCGACCTGGCCGACATCGCCGCCGCCGATCCCTTTCTTTGCCTGCGCCTGTTGCGTGAAGCGGAAAGCCACCGCGCCCAGCGCCTCGGACACGAAACGACCAGCCCGCTCGGCACCATCATGCAACTGGGTACCGATGCCGTGCACAAGTTGATGCTCGAGTGCCCGGAAACCGACGAATCGAACCTCGGCCTGGCCGAATGCGAAGCCCGTGCCCACCTGGCCAGCCGGCTGGCTCTGCGCTGGGGAGTGGCGCGCGCCGACATTTCGCCGGACGAAGTCGCCATGGCCGCCCTCCTTTCGGAAATCGGCGAACTGCTCCTCTGGTCCTTCGCCGCTGAGTTGCCGCTGGCTTCTATTGAAGCCCTGCATTCCGGTCGTTCGCCACGATCTCTGCAGGCGCAGGTAGACACTTGCGGTTTCCGGTTCAAGGATCTGACGCTCAAATGCACCCTGATCTGGCACCTGCCATCGATCCTGACGCAACTGATCCGCGGCATCGACAACACTCGCGCCAACCTGTCCCGTCTTTGTGTCGACACCGCCCGCCATATCAGCAGCGGCCCGGACGACCCCGCCCTCCCCGCCGACATCGCCGCAGCCAAGGAGCTTATCCCCGGCGCATCGCTGGAGTGGCTAACCGAACAGTTACCGGGACTCGACGAAGAGCACGTTTCCGCCATCGCGCTCAAGGCGGCAGATCTCCTCGACCCGACCCACCACTGA
- the hflK gene encoding FtsH protease activity modulator HflK yields the protein MSLNDPQWGNRGGSDGDKPNGSGPRRPNDGPPDLEDLWRDFNRKLTGMFGKKGGGGGNGGGDGPRMPNIDFNPKFIGGGVGLLVGLVAIVWLASGFYIVDASQRGLVLQFGSFKEATDPGLRWRLPYPIQSHELVNLTGVRTIEIGYRGSERNKVLKEALMLTDDENIVNIQFAVQYILKDPVEYLFNNRSTDEAVMGAAETAVREIVGKSKMDFVLYEGREQIATQAAKLMQDILDRYQSGIMISKVTMQNAQPPEQVQAAFDDAVKAGQDRERQKNEGQAYANDVIPKAKGTAARLLEEANGYKQRVISSAEGDASRFKQVLTEYAKAPEVTRQRMYLETMQQIYANTSKVMVDTKGQGNLLYLPLDKLMQAASATTAAQAAPEASVAPSTAKPTAPLSNDAPPQLEGAPKVGGGSYSSSSRDGSLRSRDREGR from the coding sequence ATGTCGCTCAATGACCCTCAGTGGGGCAACCGCGGTGGCAGTGATGGTGATAAACCCAACGGTAGTGGCCCTCGCCGACCCAACGATGGCCCGCCTGATCTTGAAGATCTGTGGCGCGACTTTAATCGCAAACTAACCGGCATGTTCGGCAAAAAAGGCGGTGGTGGCGGCAATGGCGGTGGCGATGGCCCCCGCATGCCGAATATCGATTTCAATCCGAAATTCATCGGTGGTGGAGTCGGTTTGCTTGTCGGATTGGTGGCTATCGTTTGGCTGGCATCTGGTTTCTACATTGTGGATGCTTCGCAGCGTGGCCTTGTGCTTCAGTTCGGCAGTTTCAAGGAAGCGACTGATCCTGGTTTGCGCTGGCGCCTGCCGTATCCGATCCAGTCGCACGAACTGGTCAATCTTACCGGCGTGCGCACCATCGAAATTGGCTACCGCGGGAGCGAGCGTAACAAGGTGCTTAAAGAAGCGCTGATGCTGACCGATGACGAGAACATCGTAAATATCCAGTTTGCTGTTCAGTACATTCTTAAAGATCCGGTTGAATACCTGTTCAATAACCGTTCGACCGATGAAGCGGTAATGGGTGCTGCAGAAACGGCAGTTCGCGAAATTGTCGGCAAGAGCAAGATGGACTTTGTGCTCTACGAAGGTCGCGAGCAGATTGCTACCCAAGCTGCGAAGCTGATGCAGGATATCCTTGACCGCTACCAGAGTGGCATCATGATTTCCAAGGTGACCATGCAGAATGCACAGCCACCTGAGCAGGTACAGGCTGCTTTCGATGATGCAGTGAAGGCAGGACAGGATCGGGAGCGCCAAAAAAATGAAGGCCAAGCCTACGCCAACGACGTGATTCCGAAGGCTAAGGGTACGGCAGCGCGGCTGCTCGAAGAGGCCAATGGTTACAAGCAGCGCGTCATTTCCTCGGCCGAGGGTGATGCGTCGCGCTTCAAGCAGGTGCTGACCGAGTATGCCAAGGCACCAGAGGTGACGCGTCAACGCATGTATCTGGAAACCATGCAGCAAATTTACGCCAATACCAGCAAGGTGATGGTCGACACCAAGGGCCAGGGCAATCTACTTTATCTGCCGCTTGACAAGCTGATGCAGGCGGCCAGCGCGACAACTGCGGCGCAGGCTGCACCCGAGGCTTCGGTAGCGCCATCGACAGCCAAGCCGACAGCGCCGTTGTCCAACGATGCCCCGCCACAACTTGAGGGGGCCCCGAAGGTTGGTGGTGGTTCGTATTCTTCAAGTTCGCGCGATGGTTCGCTGCGTTCGCGTGATCGGGAGGGACGTTAA
- the rnr gene encoding ribonuclease R: MSRKKLSKIRRADPFFERELARYEFPLPSREYVSQVLADEGRPIEFNELTELLDITNTEREMFQRRLGAMEREGQLMRNRKGAYILPERASLTPGRIQGHPDGYGFLVPDDGSADIFLDQHQMGKVLHGDRALVRVTGTDRKGRPEGGIVEVTERVNTRIVGRVFVEHGVVVVAPENKRISQDILVPPVPKAKDRPQSGQVVMVEIIEQPSKFSQPIGKIIEVLGNYADPGMEIEIALRKHDLPFEFSKSALDENKALPDKVTKADLKGRVDLRDVALVTIDGETARDFDDAVYCEKKGRGWRLIVAIADVSHYVKPGMALDREAVERGNSVYFPRRVIPMLPEKLSNGICSLNPDVERMAMVCDMEISSTGKIGKYKFYPAVFKSHARLTYNLVWSWLSGEKEPETDVHRSVLPHVQNLYKLFAALHKARGQRGAIDFETTETQMLFNEQGKIENIVPVVRNDAHRIIEECMLAANVCASDFLAEHKQTCLYRIHAAPSEEKLANLRAFLGEFGLALGGGDDPRAKDYAILLEKVKQRPDFQLLQTVMLRSLRQAMYSPDNVGHFGLAYEHYTHFTSPIRRYPDLLVHRAIKAVLAGETYTPDRAWDDIGLQCSSTERRADEATRDVENWLKTFFMKERIGEEFDGTISGVTAFGIFVALDTVYIEGLVHVSELGADYFQFDNIKHQMLGERTGERFRLGDRVRVKLVRADLESNRIDFVLAGSEKSYAGRRTVPKTAVKPVSQRPVAKAVAARAPVLAKASAKSDKSAAKPAVKKTAAKKSAKPAVRGEAKPAAKKPVAKKSAAPRSKTAAAKPVKKAAPKKR; encoded by the coding sequence ATGTCAAGAAAAAAACTATCAAAAATTCGTCGTGCTGATCCCTTCTTTGAGCGTGAATTGGCGCGCTACGAGTTCCCTTTGCCTTCGCGTGAATATGTCTCGCAGGTGCTGGCTGACGAAGGTCGGCCCATTGAGTTCAATGAGCTGACTGAGCTGCTGGATATCACCAACACCGAACGTGAGATGTTCCAGCGTCGGCTGGGGGCCATGGAGCGCGAAGGCCAGTTGATGCGCAACCGCAAGGGCGCCTACATCCTGCCTGAGCGGGCCAGCCTGACACCGGGGCGCATTCAGGGACATCCGGATGGCTATGGCTTCTTGGTTCCCGACGACGGCAGCGCCGATATCTTCCTCGATCAGCATCAGATGGGGAAAGTGCTGCATGGCGACCGGGCGCTGGTCCGGGTTACCGGCACAGACCGCAAGGGACGTCCTGAGGGCGGCATTGTCGAAGTGACCGAGCGGGTCAATACGCGGATTGTCGGCCGGGTTTTCGTCGAGCATGGCGTCGTTGTCGTGGCGCCGGAAAACAAGCGTATTTCCCAGGATATCCTGGTGCCGCCCGTGCCGAAGGCCAAGGACCGGCCGCAGTCCGGTCAGGTCGTGATGGTCGAGATCATCGAGCAGCCGAGCAAATTCTCGCAGCCGATCGGCAAGATCATCGAGGTACTGGGCAATTATGCCGACCCGGGTATGGAGATCGAGATCGCGCTGCGCAAGCACGATCTGCCCTTCGAGTTTTCCAAGTCGGCGCTGGATGAAAACAAGGCTTTGCCGGACAAGGTGACCAAGGCTGACTTGAAAGGGCGTGTCGATTTGCGCGATGTCGCACTGGTCACCATCGATGGCGAGACAGCGCGCGATTTCGATGATGCCGTGTATTGCGAGAAGAAGGGCCGTGGCTGGCGTCTGATTGTGGCGATTGCCGACGTGTCGCACTATGTCAAGCCGGGCATGGCGCTTGATCGCGAGGCGGTGGAGCGGGGCAACTCGGTCTATTTCCCGCGTCGCGTAATTCCGATGCTGCCGGAAAAGCTGTCCAACGGCATTTGTTCGCTGAATCCGGATGTTGAGCGCATGGCCATGGTTTGCGACATGGAAATCAGTTCGACTGGCAAGATCGGCAAATACAAATTCTATCCGGCGGTGTTCAAGTCGCATGCCCGCTTGACCTACAACCTTGTCTGGTCCTGGCTGTCCGGTGAAAAAGAACCGGAAACCGATGTGCACCGCAGCGTTCTGCCGCATGTGCAGAACCTCTACAAGCTGTTTGCCGCCTTGCACAAGGCGCGTGGTCAGCGCGGGGCGATTGATTTCGAGACGACCGAAACGCAGATGTTGTTCAACGAGCAGGGCAAGATCGAAAACATCGTGCCGGTGGTGCGCAACGATGCGCACCGGATCATTGAGGAGTGCATGCTGGCGGCCAACGTCTGTGCTTCGGATTTCCTTGCCGAGCACAAGCAGACCTGCCTGTACCGTATCCACGCGGCACCGTCGGAGGAAAAGCTGGCCAACCTGCGCGCGTTCCTTGGTGAGTTCGGGCTGGCACTGGGTGGCGGCGACGATCCGCGCGCCAAGGATTACGCCATCCTGCTCGAAAAGGTCAAGCAGCGCCCCGACTTCCAGTTGCTGCAGACGGTCATGCTGCGTTCGTTGCGTCAGGCGATGTACAGCCCGGACAATGTCGGGCACTTCGGTCTGGCCTATGAGCATTACACCCACTTTACTTCGCCGATCCGCCGCTATCCCGATCTGCTCGTGCATCGCGCCATCAAGGCCGTGCTGGCCGGTGAAACCTATACGCCGGACCGGGCGTGGGACGACATCGGCCTGCAATGTTCGAGCACCGAGCGAAGGGCTGATGAGGCGACGCGCGATGTTGAGAACTGGCTGAAGACCTTCTTCATGAAGGAGCGGATTGGCGAGGAGTTTGACGGGACGATTTCCGGGGTCACTGCCTTCGGTATTTTCGTCGCACTCGATACGGTTTATATCGAAGGTCTGGTGCACGTTTCCGAGCTGGGGGCCGATTACTTCCAGTTCGACAACATCAAGCACCAGATGCTTGGTGAGCGGACCGGGGAGCGTTTCCGGCTCGGCGACCGCGTGCGGGTCAAGCTGGTGCGGGCCGACCTGGAGTCGAACCGGATCGATTTTGTCCTGGCGGGTAGCGAGAAGTCGTACGCCGGGAGAAGAACGGTGCCGAAAACGGCGGTGAAGCCGGTAAGTCAGCGGCCCGTAGCCAAGGCGGTTGCGGCCAGGGCGCCGGTGCTGGCCAAGGCGTCGGCGAAGTCGGATAAATCCGCGGCCAAGCCTGCCGTCAAGAAAACAGCTGCCAAAAAATCAGCGAAGCCGGCGGTCAGGGGTGAGGCCAAGCCTGCGGCCAAAAAGCCGGTCGCCAAAAAATCGGCAGCACCACGCAGCAAGACCGCTGCTGCCAAGCCGGTCAAAAAAGCGGCGCCGAAAAAGCGCTGA
- a CDS encoding DUF2065 domain-containing protein produces the protein MTSTLLMAFALMLVLEGLMPFIAPAAWRETFRRLVQFSDGQIRFVGLTSMLIGLILLIVFS, from the coding sequence ATGACTTCGACCCTGCTGATGGCCTTCGCGCTGATGTTGGTGCTCGAAGGCCTCATGCCCTTTATTGCCCCGGCGGCCTGGCGTGAAACCTTCCGTCGCCTTGTTCAATTTTCGGATGGGCAAATTCGCTTCGTTGGCCTGACATCGATGCTGATTGGCCTGATCCTACTGATTGTTTTCTCATGA
- a CDS encoding hemerythrin domain-containing protein: MTKQRVVSIPHMAGAAVDVLSESTAHWLSTGELPAELVTGHKLIDSEHRFLIAAIANLRRVCIDHVNLKDCTGCSDERQQRCEADVIAMLGDVFAFILDHFKTEEMVMRDSLLLMVDRDVCEAHMEDHAAISLAVQQIVSSLDSHHIVSRIRELDTLLARWETNHIALHDLILSRWIAREDSLLRDL, encoded by the coding sequence ATGACGAAGCAGCGGGTGGTTTCCATTCCTCACATGGCAGGTGCTGCTGTCGATGTTTTGTCCGAAAGTACGGCTCATTGGCTGTCGACTGGCGAGTTGCCGGCGGAGTTGGTCACCGGCCACAAGCTGATCGATTCCGAGCATCGTTTCCTGATTGCCGCCATCGCCAACTTGCGCCGGGTGTGCATCGATCACGTCAATCTGAAGGATTGCACAGGCTGCAGCGATGAGCGGCAACAGCGTTGCGAGGCCGATGTGATTGCCATGCTCGGTGATGTTTTCGCCTTTATCCTCGACCATTTCAAGACGGAAGAAATGGTCATGCGCGACTCGCTGCTGCTGATGGTTGACCGTGATGTCTGCGAGGCGCACATGGAAGATCATGCGGCGATTTCATTGGCGGTGCAGCAAATCGTTTCGTCGCTCGACTCGCATCATATCGTTTCGCGAATCCGCGAACTGGATACTTTGCTCGCCCGCTGGGAGACCAACCACATCGCGCTGCATGACCTGATCCTGTCGCGCTGGATCGCCCGCGAGGATTCGCTGCTCAGGGATTTGTAA